The Streptomyces vinaceus genome contains the following window.
CCAGGTCCAGCTGCTGGCCGACCTGATCGCGCCGCTGCTGCCGGAGAGCCCGCCGCTGTACCCGGAGGGCGACCTCACCGACGAGCCCGAGATGGTGATGGTCGCGGAGCTGATCCGCGAGGCCGCGCTGGAGGGCGTACGCGACGAGCTCCCGCACTCCATCGCCGTCGTGGTCGAGGAGATGATCCCCCGGGAGAACCGCCCGGCGGACCGCCCGCTGCTGGACATCCACGCGAACGTCTACATCGAGCGGCCGAGCCAGAAGGGCATCATCATCGGCCCGAAGGGCTCCCGGCTGAAGGAGGTCGGGATGAAGTCGCGCAAGCACATCGAGGCGCTGCTCGGCACCCCGGTCTTCCTGGACCTGCACGTTAAGGTCGCCAAGGACTGGCAGCGCGACCCCAAGCAGCTGCGCAAGCTGGGGTTCTGAGGGACCCGGGGCCCGGTCCGAGCGACAGGGCCCGGCCGCACCTCACGACGACGCACGGCCGCGGCCCCCGAGCGGGGCCGCGGCCGTGCGTCGTCGTGCCGTTCGGCTACCCGGGCCGGCGCATCCGCACCACGTTGTCCGTACGGTGCCCCGGCGTGCCGTCGGGCATCGCCTGGACCCGCTCGGTCTCCTCGGCGCGCAGCACCTCCCAGCCCGCCGTGACCGGCTCCAGCTGCGCGAGGACCTCCTCGGGCGTGGGGAAGTGCGCCTCTTCCCGGTCCTCCTGCCACGGCGCCCATCCCGCGTGGCCGACCACCAGCAGGGTGCCGCCGGGGGCCACGGCCGCGGCGGCCGCGCGCAGGACGGCGTCCCGGGGGAAGTCGCCGTAGTTGTGCAGGAAGCAGGCCGAGACGAGGTCGAACTCCCCCTGCGGGAAGGACTCCGTCAGATCGTGCCGGGCGAAGGAGACCCGGTCCGCGACCCCGGCCTCCGCCGCGTGCCCGGCCGCCCGGCCGAGAGCGACCCCGGAGATGTCGGTCCCGGTGACGGTCCACCCGCGGCGGGCCAGCCAGACGGCGTCCCCGCCCTCGCCGCAGCCGAGGTCCAGGGCCCGTCCCGGGGCGAGGTCGGACACCTCGCTCACCAGCATGGCGTTGGCCTCGCCGCTCCAGATCCGGTCGCTCTCCGCGTAGCGGCCGTCCCAGAACTCCTCTCCCGCCGGGGGCCCG
Protein-coding sequences here:
- a CDS encoding SAM-dependent methyltransferase; this translates as MTEHAHSHAHTQQHPASGPPAGEEFWDGRYAESDRIWSGEANAMLVSEVSDLAPGRALDLGCGEGGDAVWLARRGWTVTGTDISGVALGRAAGHAAEAGVADRVSFARHDLTESFPQGEFDLVSACFLHNYGDFPRDAVLRAAAAAVAPGGTLLVVGHAGWAPWQEDREEAHFPTPEEVLAQLEPVTAGWEVLRAEETERVQAMPDGTPGHRTDNVVRMRRPG